The Betta splendens chromosome 4, fBetSpl5.4, whole genome shotgun sequence genome contains a region encoding:
- the itprid1 gene encoding uncharacterized protein itprid1 isoform X2, whose protein sequence is MESDGGVSGLQLQHNGLQLPITGTSSQSSIREWLTTTITEEDAKHEPLREAAELLRRNPSGDDDLALGIEASLYGKQGVRTVQDFLRWSRTSPALSRWNSISSTPSGHSGPLSVMDILNLWKDDPEEFLLDLGFGCDEPDLSGRIPARFINYQSQARGINLQVFLEAQKSRMDLENPDVSNRFRQLEVLQQVTTAFSSLVGSSPSKAPLDKGLPPEARERRRRMGMLLRRASKKSLSQMHGQKALDLSTAEVALQPPPGPGDRKGPSKRPKPGPMEAGSLSPLAEELGAGQEAQVVVCFMTQEAAPKPGALREGHPLTVTSLLQRKKSQWQAKESFEMEEIHSFDEGSVTGATDNIVRGLIRTNSCQSDSSGFLEEPFVPPLPPQGSPAPDLIKALAGLSGASTDSHSEEKPGSPPPLYPHTSTSPPRLPAAGAEKPPSPRPSPQPSSGLSVSPPLVNSDPPGSEAEASPHEDRSLPGAQLPTERLASPERSTPPPSPPAPVQTASLIKSDNKDARCLRLPDSGHTAHSSVSIPPSVASPTCDSPLPASVALSSGSCWNPGSKEGFLHMLPDSASGGFSSQEACPSLPSLAPLRLSDSSQSQDPDALRDPAAETVSDLSRPVNTDPAPTSAVLDVIHVKMDDVPLHLEDTLQREGKGEVAGERRTDTEQTTETDVYIPDTEGSLSECSRLVSEELSKQTDPQIHQDAPYRCSKDELSGETGQESVGKVCDVETRGTGGESSVRPLVFRLQEVVEESSCIKADPKNLIAIESLDMVFETSVDGSEFDNGEGDAFFRQLDTEGQVFWAEPVQICFSPPLLEESGGFEAFDGAPGPSDLREAPRDPISPTDVPLDGRTSPPPQTVSSDQTFRPATDRVDALPASSPSSPSSSSGHKPLSRSVSVQMSSSPSSHIVHRKDVPYVTDSKRTLPPPVLPLDTSSPFRAVQSWTDLRMQRNKNLSCELLDTVPNEVMSYRSAPENIQRAAQMSSSTPSFPVQSNNWQSHESLAGKGRKYRTVSVSVDTGLSSHQNKDNNRNGGAAERERWERETSTLVCCCCSCDRQCACCLQRGPKKQQSLEPGPFSLDELEEMMLCLQQFCSVLSNMEEQLSEDQAAVYSALSDHDRENVRHIEELRRAVKQEAGELEKQLNDLAHHYDDSLKMMHRLLDEQSLLCSQLQVFLPRASNPTSNRTVATQCSLMPWFAAGHMHGDHVSSWSAWKEDSTRVIPPGLENICEGLGSSPTKADKMDIVGFLQRLRESLHHSVNTDSLE, encoded by the exons ATGGAATCTGATGGAGGCGTAtctgggctccagctgcagcacaatgGCCTGCAACTGCCCATCACAG GAACTTCGAGCCAAAGCAGCATCAGGGAATGGCTGACCACAACCATCACTGA GGAAGATGCAAAGCACGAGCCGCTGAGGGAAGCTGCAG aGCTTCTGAGGAGGAACCCCAGTGGTGACGATGACTTGGCTCTCGGGATAGAAG CGTCTTTATATGGTAAACAGGGAGTGAGGACGGTCCAGGACTTTCTGCG gtggagcaggacgAGTCCAGCTCTCAGCAGGTGGAACAGCATCAGTTCGACACCTTCAGGCCACTCTGGACCACTCAG TGTCATGGACATACTCAACTTGTGGAAGGACGACCCGGAGGAGTTTCTCTTAGACCTGGGCTTCGGCTGTGACGAACCGGACCTCTCCGGACGCATCCCGGCACGTTTCATCAACTACCAGTCTCAGGCGAGAGGCATCAACCTCCAGGTGTTCCTGGAAGCCCAGAAGAGCCGCATGGACCTGGAGAACCCGGACGTCAGCA ATCGCTTTCGGCAGCTCGAGGTCCTCCAGCAGGTCACCACAGCGTTCTCCTCCTTGGTGGGCTCCTCCCCGTCCAAAGCGCCGCTGGACAAAGGCCTGCCTCCGGAGGCTCGGGAGCGGAGGAGGCGCATGGGAATGCTCCTCAGACGAGCGTCCAAGAAGTCGCTGAGCCAAATGCACGGCCAGAAAGCTCTGGACCTGAGCACGGCCGAGGTCGCGCTGCAGCCGCCACCCGGCCCCGGAGACAGGAAGGGCCCCTCCAAAAGGCCCAAGCCCGGGCCGATGGAGGCTGGGAGCCTGAGTCCTCTGGCCGAGGAACTGGGAGCGGGTCAAGAGGCGCAGGTTGTGGTTTGCTTCATGACCCAGGAGGCCGCACCGAAACCCGGGGCCCTGAGGGAAGGTCATCCCCTGACAGTCAcgtctctgctgcagaggaagaagagccaGTGGCAGGCCAAGGAGTCGTTCGAAATGGAAGAG ATCCACAGTTTTGATGAAGGTAGTGTAACAGGGGCAACAGACAATATAG TGCGGGGCCTGATACGGACCAACAGCTGCCAGTCGGACAGCAGTGGCTTTCTAGAAGAGCCCTTcgtcccccctctccctccacaGGGGTCACCGGCCCCTGACCTCATCAAG GCTCTGGCCGGTCTGTCAGGGGCGAGTACCGACAGCCACAGCGAGGAGAAGCccggctctcctcctcccttatACCCTCATACCTCCACATCTCCTCCACGTCTGCCCGCGGCTGGTGCTGAGAAACCTCCATCTCCGCGTCCTTCGCCACAGCCGTCCTCTGGTTTGAGCGTTTCGCCGCCTCTCGTGAACTCGGATCCGCCCGGTTCAGAAGCTGAGGCGTCGCCTCATGAAGACCGCTCACTACCTGGGGCTCAGTTACCGACTGAGCGCCTCGCTTCTCCAGAGCGctccacccctcccccctcgccccccGCCCCGGTGCAAACAGCCTCACTAATTAAAAGTGACAACAAAGATGCTCGCTGCCTCCGCCTCCCTGATTCTGGACACACAGCACATAGTAGTGTAAGTATTCCTCCTAGTGTGGCGTCTCCAACCTGTGATTCCCCGCTTCCTGCCTCCGTTGCTCTGTCTTCTGGATCCTGCTGGAATCCAGGAAGCAAAGAGGGCTTTTTACATATGTTGCCTGATTCAGCCTCTGGTGGGTTCTCGTCTCAGGAGGCTTGTCCCTCGCTGCCCTCGCTCGCTCCACTTCGCCTGTCTGACTCATCACAGTCACAGGATCCAGATGCTCTGAGagatccagctgctgaaacGGTTTCAGACCTGAGCCGACCCGTTAACACAGACCCTGCTCCAACCTCTGCTGTCCTAGATGTTATTCATGTAAAGATGGATGATGTCCCTCTGCACTTAGAGGATACCCTTCAGAGGGAAGGAAAGGGAGAAGTGGCGGGAGAGAGACGCACGGACACTGAGCAGACCACAGAGACTGATGTTTACATCCCAGACACAGAGGGCTCTCTTTCAGAATGTTCTCGATTAGTCTCTGAGGAATTATCTAAACAAACAGATCCACAGATTCACCAAGACGCTCCTTATCGATGTTCGAAGGATGAGCTTTCAGGTGAAACCGGACAGGAAAGTGTTGGGAAAGTATGTGACGTCGAAACAAGAGGCACAGGAGGTGAATCATCTGTTCGACCTTTAGTCTTTAGACTCCAAGAGGTTGTAGAGGAGTCCAGTTGTATTAAAGCAGATCCAAAGAATCTAATTGCGATTGAGAGCTTAGATATGGTGTTTGAAACGTCGGTGGACGGTTCTGAGTTCGACAATGGAGAAGGAGATGCCTTTTTTCGGCAGCTTGACACCGAAGGGCAAGTGTTTTGGGCCGAACCTGTTCAGATTTGCTTTTCGCCCCCGCTGCTTGAAGAGTCGGGCGGCTTTGAAGCCTTCGATGGAGCGCCTGGACCTTCTGACCTCCGTGAAGCCCCACGCGATCCGATTTCCCCCACAGACGTGCCTCTGGATGGAAGAacctccccaccaccacaaacagTCAGCTCTGACCAGACATTCAGACCTGCCACCGACCGCGTAGACGCGCTCCCCGCGTCCTCTCCGTCCTCTCCGTCCTCGTCCTCAGGACACAAGCCTCTGAGCCGCTCCGTTTCTGTGCAGATGTCTTCATCCCCGTCTTCTCATATCGTTCACAGGAAGGATGTTCCCTACGTGACTGATTCAAAACGCACCCTCCCCCCTCCTGTCCTCCCTTTGGACACGTCCAGTCCCTTTCGCGCTGTCCAGTCGTGGACGGACCTACGCATGCAGAGAAACAAGAATTTATCATGTGAGCTTCTCGATACTGTCCCCAATGAAGTGATGTCATACAGAAGTGCTCCAGAAAATATACAACGGGCCGCGCAGATGTCCTCCTCCACTCCATCGTTTCCTGTGCAGTCCAACAACTGGCAGTCACACGAGTCTCTGGCTGGAAAGGGTAGAAAGTATAGGACGGTGTCGGTCTCCGTGGACACGGGCCTGTCGTCTCACCAAAACAAGGACAACAACAGGAACGGAGGAGCGGCTGAGAGGGAGCGCTGGGAGCGGGAGACGAGCACCttggtctgctgctgctgctcctgcgaCCGCCAGTGCGCCTGCTGTCTGCAGAGGGGTCccaagaagcagcagagcctgGAACCCGGTCCC TTCTCTCTggatgagctggaggagatgatgctgtgtctgcagcagttCTGCTCCGTTCTCAGCaacatggaggagcagctgtctgAAGACCAGGCTGCAGTGTACAGCGCTCTCTCTGACCACGACAG ggagaATGTTCGACACATAGAGGAACTGAGGCGAGCTGTGAAACAAGAGGCTGGAGAGTtggagaagcagctgaatgATCTGGCACATCACTATGACGACAGCTTGAAAATG ATGCACAGACTGCTGGACGAGCAGTCTCTACTGTGCTCTCAACTCCAAGTCTTTCTGCCTCGAGCATCGAACCCCACTTCCAACAGGACAGTAGCCACTCAGTGCTCTCTGATGCCCTGGTTCGCTGCTGGTCACATGCACGGCGATCACGTCTCCTCCTGGAGCGCCTGGAAAGAAGATTCCACCCGAGTGATACCTCCTGGGTTAGAGAACATCTGTGAGGGCCTGGGATCTTCTCCCACTAAGGCAGACAAGATGGACATAGTGGGCTTCCTCCAGCGA CTGAGGGAGTCTTTGCATCACTCTGTCAACACGGACTCGTTGGAATAA
- the itprid1 gene encoding uncharacterized protein itprid1 isoform X1, translating into MESDGGVSGLQLQHNGLQLPITGTSSQSSIREWLTTTITEEDAKHEPLREAAELLRRNPSGDDDLALGIEASLYGKQGVRTVQDFLRWSRTSPALSRWNSISSTPSGHSGPLSVMDILNLWKDDPEEFLLDLGFGCDEPDLSGRIPARFINYQSQARGINLQVFLEAQKSRMDLENPDVSNRFRQLEVLQQVTTAFSSLVGSSPSKAPLDKGLPPEARERRRRMGMLLRRASKKSLSQMHGQKALDLSTAEVALQPPPGPGDRKGPSKRPKPGPMEAGSLSPLAEELGAGQEAQVVVCFMTQEAAPKPGALREGHPLTVTSLLQRKKSQWQAKESFEMEEIHSFDEGSVTGATDNIVRGLIRTNSCQSDSSGFLEEPFVPPLPPQGSPAPDLIKALAGLSGASTDSHSEEKPGSPPPLYPHTSTSPPRLPAAGAEKPPSPRPSPQPSSGLSVSPPLVNSDPPGSEAEASPHEDRSLPGAQLPTERLASPERSTPPPSPPAPVQTASLIKSDNKDARCLRLPDSGHTAHSSVSIPPSVASPTCDSPLPASVALSSGSCWNPGSKEGFLHMLPDSASGGFSSQEACPSLPSLAPLRLSDSSQSQDPDALRDPAAETVSDLSRPVNTDPAPTSAVLDVIHVKMDDVPLHLEDTLQREGKGEVAGERRTDTEQTTETDVYIPDTEGSLSECSRLVSEELSKQTDPQIHQDAPYRCSKDELSGETGQESVGKVCDVETRGTGGESSVRPLVFRLQEVVEESSCIKADPKNLIAIESLDMVFETSVDGSEFDNGEGDAFFRQLDTEGQVFWAEPVQICFSPPLLEESGGFEAFDGAPGPSDLREAPRDPISPTDVPLDGRTSPPPQTVSSDQTFRPATDRVDALPASSPSSPSSSSGHKPLSRSVSVQMSSSPSSHIVHRKDVPYVTDSKRTLPPPVLPLDTSSPFRAVQSWTDLRMQRNKNLSCELLDTVPNEVMSYRSAPENIQRAAQMSSSTPSFPVQSNNWQSHESLAGKGRKYRTVSVSVDTGLSSHQNKDNNRNGGAAERERWERETSTLVCCCCSCDRQCACCLQRGPKKQQSLEPGPFSLDELEEMMLCLQQFCSVLSNMEEQLSEDQAAVYSALSDHDRENVRHIEELRRAVKQEAGELEKQLNDLAHHYDDSLKMKMHRLLDEQSLLCSQLQVFLPRASNPTSNRTVATQCSLMPWFAAGHMHGDHVSSWSAWKEDSTRVIPPGLENICEGLGSSPTKADKMDIVGFLQRLRESLHHSVNTDSLE; encoded by the exons ATGGAATCTGATGGAGGCGTAtctgggctccagctgcagcacaatgGCCTGCAACTGCCCATCACAG GAACTTCGAGCCAAAGCAGCATCAGGGAATGGCTGACCACAACCATCACTGA GGAAGATGCAAAGCACGAGCCGCTGAGGGAAGCTGCAG aGCTTCTGAGGAGGAACCCCAGTGGTGACGATGACTTGGCTCTCGGGATAGAAG CGTCTTTATATGGTAAACAGGGAGTGAGGACGGTCCAGGACTTTCTGCG gtggagcaggacgAGTCCAGCTCTCAGCAGGTGGAACAGCATCAGTTCGACACCTTCAGGCCACTCTGGACCACTCAG TGTCATGGACATACTCAACTTGTGGAAGGACGACCCGGAGGAGTTTCTCTTAGACCTGGGCTTCGGCTGTGACGAACCGGACCTCTCCGGACGCATCCCGGCACGTTTCATCAACTACCAGTCTCAGGCGAGAGGCATCAACCTCCAGGTGTTCCTGGAAGCCCAGAAGAGCCGCATGGACCTGGAGAACCCGGACGTCAGCA ATCGCTTTCGGCAGCTCGAGGTCCTCCAGCAGGTCACCACAGCGTTCTCCTCCTTGGTGGGCTCCTCCCCGTCCAAAGCGCCGCTGGACAAAGGCCTGCCTCCGGAGGCTCGGGAGCGGAGGAGGCGCATGGGAATGCTCCTCAGACGAGCGTCCAAGAAGTCGCTGAGCCAAATGCACGGCCAGAAAGCTCTGGACCTGAGCACGGCCGAGGTCGCGCTGCAGCCGCCACCCGGCCCCGGAGACAGGAAGGGCCCCTCCAAAAGGCCCAAGCCCGGGCCGATGGAGGCTGGGAGCCTGAGTCCTCTGGCCGAGGAACTGGGAGCGGGTCAAGAGGCGCAGGTTGTGGTTTGCTTCATGACCCAGGAGGCCGCACCGAAACCCGGGGCCCTGAGGGAAGGTCATCCCCTGACAGTCAcgtctctgctgcagaggaagaagagccaGTGGCAGGCCAAGGAGTCGTTCGAAATGGAAGAG ATCCACAGTTTTGATGAAGGTAGTGTAACAGGGGCAACAGACAATATAG TGCGGGGCCTGATACGGACCAACAGCTGCCAGTCGGACAGCAGTGGCTTTCTAGAAGAGCCCTTcgtcccccctctccctccacaGGGGTCACCGGCCCCTGACCTCATCAAG GCTCTGGCCGGTCTGTCAGGGGCGAGTACCGACAGCCACAGCGAGGAGAAGCccggctctcctcctcccttatACCCTCATACCTCCACATCTCCTCCACGTCTGCCCGCGGCTGGTGCTGAGAAACCTCCATCTCCGCGTCCTTCGCCACAGCCGTCCTCTGGTTTGAGCGTTTCGCCGCCTCTCGTGAACTCGGATCCGCCCGGTTCAGAAGCTGAGGCGTCGCCTCATGAAGACCGCTCACTACCTGGGGCTCAGTTACCGACTGAGCGCCTCGCTTCTCCAGAGCGctccacccctcccccctcgccccccGCCCCGGTGCAAACAGCCTCACTAATTAAAAGTGACAACAAAGATGCTCGCTGCCTCCGCCTCCCTGATTCTGGACACACAGCACATAGTAGTGTAAGTATTCCTCCTAGTGTGGCGTCTCCAACCTGTGATTCCCCGCTTCCTGCCTCCGTTGCTCTGTCTTCTGGATCCTGCTGGAATCCAGGAAGCAAAGAGGGCTTTTTACATATGTTGCCTGATTCAGCCTCTGGTGGGTTCTCGTCTCAGGAGGCTTGTCCCTCGCTGCCCTCGCTCGCTCCACTTCGCCTGTCTGACTCATCACAGTCACAGGATCCAGATGCTCTGAGagatccagctgctgaaacGGTTTCAGACCTGAGCCGACCCGTTAACACAGACCCTGCTCCAACCTCTGCTGTCCTAGATGTTATTCATGTAAAGATGGATGATGTCCCTCTGCACTTAGAGGATACCCTTCAGAGGGAAGGAAAGGGAGAAGTGGCGGGAGAGAGACGCACGGACACTGAGCAGACCACAGAGACTGATGTTTACATCCCAGACACAGAGGGCTCTCTTTCAGAATGTTCTCGATTAGTCTCTGAGGAATTATCTAAACAAACAGATCCACAGATTCACCAAGACGCTCCTTATCGATGTTCGAAGGATGAGCTTTCAGGTGAAACCGGACAGGAAAGTGTTGGGAAAGTATGTGACGTCGAAACAAGAGGCACAGGAGGTGAATCATCTGTTCGACCTTTAGTCTTTAGACTCCAAGAGGTTGTAGAGGAGTCCAGTTGTATTAAAGCAGATCCAAAGAATCTAATTGCGATTGAGAGCTTAGATATGGTGTTTGAAACGTCGGTGGACGGTTCTGAGTTCGACAATGGAGAAGGAGATGCCTTTTTTCGGCAGCTTGACACCGAAGGGCAAGTGTTTTGGGCCGAACCTGTTCAGATTTGCTTTTCGCCCCCGCTGCTTGAAGAGTCGGGCGGCTTTGAAGCCTTCGATGGAGCGCCTGGACCTTCTGACCTCCGTGAAGCCCCACGCGATCCGATTTCCCCCACAGACGTGCCTCTGGATGGAAGAacctccccaccaccacaaacagTCAGCTCTGACCAGACATTCAGACCTGCCACCGACCGCGTAGACGCGCTCCCCGCGTCCTCTCCGTCCTCTCCGTCCTCGTCCTCAGGACACAAGCCTCTGAGCCGCTCCGTTTCTGTGCAGATGTCTTCATCCCCGTCTTCTCATATCGTTCACAGGAAGGATGTTCCCTACGTGACTGATTCAAAACGCACCCTCCCCCCTCCTGTCCTCCCTTTGGACACGTCCAGTCCCTTTCGCGCTGTCCAGTCGTGGACGGACCTACGCATGCAGAGAAACAAGAATTTATCATGTGAGCTTCTCGATACTGTCCCCAATGAAGTGATGTCATACAGAAGTGCTCCAGAAAATATACAACGGGCCGCGCAGATGTCCTCCTCCACTCCATCGTTTCCTGTGCAGTCCAACAACTGGCAGTCACACGAGTCTCTGGCTGGAAAGGGTAGAAAGTATAGGACGGTGTCGGTCTCCGTGGACACGGGCCTGTCGTCTCACCAAAACAAGGACAACAACAGGAACGGAGGAGCGGCTGAGAGGGAGCGCTGGGAGCGGGAGACGAGCACCttggtctgctgctgctgctcctgcgaCCGCCAGTGCGCCTGCTGTCTGCAGAGGGGTCccaagaagcagcagagcctgGAACCCGGTCCC TTCTCTCTggatgagctggaggagatgatgctgtgtctgcagcagttCTGCTCCGTTCTCAGCaacatggaggagcagctgtctgAAGACCAGGCTGCAGTGTACAGCGCTCTCTCTGACCACGACAG ggagaATGTTCGACACATAGAGGAACTGAGGCGAGCTGTGAAACAAGAGGCTGGAGAGTtggagaagcagctgaatgATCTGGCACATCACTATGACGACAGCTTGAAAATG AAGATGCACAGACTGCTGGACGAGCAGTCTCTACTGTGCTCTCAACTCCAAGTCTTTCTGCCTCGAGCATCGAACCCCACTTCCAACAGGACAGTAGCCACTCAGTGCTCTCTGATGCCCTGGTTCGCTGCTGGTCACATGCACGGCGATCACGTCTCCTCCTGGAGCGCCTGGAAAGAAGATTCCACCCGAGTGATACCTCCTGGGTTAGAGAACATCTGTGAGGGCCTGGGATCTTCTCCCACTAAGGCAGACAAGATGGACATAGTGGGCTTCCTCCAGCGA CTGAGGGAGTCTTTGCATCACTCTGTCAACACGGACTCGTTGGAATAA
- the itprid1 gene encoding uncharacterized protein itprid1 isoform X3: MDILNLWKDDPEEFLLDLGFGCDEPDLSGRIPARFINYQSQARGINLQVFLEAQKSRMDLENPDVSNRFRQLEVLQQVTTAFSSLVGSSPSKAPLDKGLPPEARERRRRMGMLLRRASKKSLSQMHGQKALDLSTAEVALQPPPGPGDRKGPSKRPKPGPMEAGSLSPLAEELGAGQEAQVVVCFMTQEAAPKPGALREGHPLTVTSLLQRKKSQWQAKESFEMEEIHSFDEGSVTGATDNIVRGLIRTNSCQSDSSGFLEEPFVPPLPPQGSPAPDLIKALAGLSGASTDSHSEEKPGSPPPLYPHTSTSPPRLPAAGAEKPPSPRPSPQPSSGLSVSPPLVNSDPPGSEAEASPHEDRSLPGAQLPTERLASPERSTPPPSPPAPVQTASLIKSDNKDARCLRLPDSGHTAHSSVSIPPSVASPTCDSPLPASVALSSGSCWNPGSKEGFLHMLPDSASGGFSSQEACPSLPSLAPLRLSDSSQSQDPDALRDPAAETVSDLSRPVNTDPAPTSAVLDVIHVKMDDVPLHLEDTLQREGKGEVAGERRTDTEQTTETDVYIPDTEGSLSECSRLVSEELSKQTDPQIHQDAPYRCSKDELSGETGQESVGKVCDVETRGTGGESSVRPLVFRLQEVVEESSCIKADPKNLIAIESLDMVFETSVDGSEFDNGEGDAFFRQLDTEGQVFWAEPVQICFSPPLLEESGGFEAFDGAPGPSDLREAPRDPISPTDVPLDGRTSPPPQTVSSDQTFRPATDRVDALPASSPSSPSSSSGHKPLSRSVSVQMSSSPSSHIVHRKDVPYVTDSKRTLPPPVLPLDTSSPFRAVQSWTDLRMQRNKNLSCELLDTVPNEVMSYRSAPENIQRAAQMSSSTPSFPVQSNNWQSHESLAGKGRKYRTVSVSVDTGLSSHQNKDNNRNGGAAERERWERETSTLVCCCCSCDRQCACCLQRGPKKQQSLEPGPFSLDELEEMMLCLQQFCSVLSNMEEQLSEDQAAVYSALSDHDRENVRHIEELRRAVKQEAGELEKQLNDLAHHYDDSLKMKMHRLLDEQSLLCSQLQVFLPRASNPTSNRTVATQCSLMPWFAAGHMHGDHVSSWSAWKEDSTRVIPPGLENICEGLGSSPTKADKMDIVGFLQRLRESLHHSVNTDSLE; this comes from the exons ATGGACATACTCAACTTGTGGAAGGACGACCCGGAGGAGTTTCTCTTAGACCTGGGCTTCGGCTGTGACGAACCGGACCTCTCCGGACGCATCCCGGCACGTTTCATCAACTACCAGTCTCAGGCGAGAGGCATCAACCTCCAGGTGTTCCTGGAAGCCCAGAAGAGCCGCATGGACCTGGAGAACCCGGACGTCAGCA ATCGCTTTCGGCAGCTCGAGGTCCTCCAGCAGGTCACCACAGCGTTCTCCTCCTTGGTGGGCTCCTCCCCGTCCAAAGCGCCGCTGGACAAAGGCCTGCCTCCGGAGGCTCGGGAGCGGAGGAGGCGCATGGGAATGCTCCTCAGACGAGCGTCCAAGAAGTCGCTGAGCCAAATGCACGGCCAGAAAGCTCTGGACCTGAGCACGGCCGAGGTCGCGCTGCAGCCGCCACCCGGCCCCGGAGACAGGAAGGGCCCCTCCAAAAGGCCCAAGCCCGGGCCGATGGAGGCTGGGAGCCTGAGTCCTCTGGCCGAGGAACTGGGAGCGGGTCAAGAGGCGCAGGTTGTGGTTTGCTTCATGACCCAGGAGGCCGCACCGAAACCCGGGGCCCTGAGGGAAGGTCATCCCCTGACAGTCAcgtctctgctgcagaggaagaagagccaGTGGCAGGCCAAGGAGTCGTTCGAAATGGAAGAG ATCCACAGTTTTGATGAAGGTAGTGTAACAGGGGCAACAGACAATATAG TGCGGGGCCTGATACGGACCAACAGCTGCCAGTCGGACAGCAGTGGCTTTCTAGAAGAGCCCTTcgtcccccctctccctccacaGGGGTCACCGGCCCCTGACCTCATCAAG GCTCTGGCCGGTCTGTCAGGGGCGAGTACCGACAGCCACAGCGAGGAGAAGCccggctctcctcctcccttatACCCTCATACCTCCACATCTCCTCCACGTCTGCCCGCGGCTGGTGCTGAGAAACCTCCATCTCCGCGTCCTTCGCCACAGCCGTCCTCTGGTTTGAGCGTTTCGCCGCCTCTCGTGAACTCGGATCCGCCCGGTTCAGAAGCTGAGGCGTCGCCTCATGAAGACCGCTCACTACCTGGGGCTCAGTTACCGACTGAGCGCCTCGCTTCTCCAGAGCGctccacccctcccccctcgccccccGCCCCGGTGCAAACAGCCTCACTAATTAAAAGTGACAACAAAGATGCTCGCTGCCTCCGCCTCCCTGATTCTGGACACACAGCACATAGTAGTGTAAGTATTCCTCCTAGTGTGGCGTCTCCAACCTGTGATTCCCCGCTTCCTGCCTCCGTTGCTCTGTCTTCTGGATCCTGCTGGAATCCAGGAAGCAAAGAGGGCTTTTTACATATGTTGCCTGATTCAGCCTCTGGTGGGTTCTCGTCTCAGGAGGCTTGTCCCTCGCTGCCCTCGCTCGCTCCACTTCGCCTGTCTGACTCATCACAGTCACAGGATCCAGATGCTCTGAGagatccagctgctgaaacGGTTTCAGACCTGAGCCGACCCGTTAACACAGACCCTGCTCCAACCTCTGCTGTCCTAGATGTTATTCATGTAAAGATGGATGATGTCCCTCTGCACTTAGAGGATACCCTTCAGAGGGAAGGAAAGGGAGAAGTGGCGGGAGAGAGACGCACGGACACTGAGCAGACCACAGAGACTGATGTTTACATCCCAGACACAGAGGGCTCTCTTTCAGAATGTTCTCGATTAGTCTCTGAGGAATTATCTAAACAAACAGATCCACAGATTCACCAAGACGCTCCTTATCGATGTTCGAAGGATGAGCTTTCAGGTGAAACCGGACAGGAAAGTGTTGGGAAAGTATGTGACGTCGAAACAAGAGGCACAGGAGGTGAATCATCTGTTCGACCTTTAGTCTTTAGACTCCAAGAGGTTGTAGAGGAGTCCAGTTGTATTAAAGCAGATCCAAAGAATCTAATTGCGATTGAGAGCTTAGATATGGTGTTTGAAACGTCGGTGGACGGTTCTGAGTTCGACAATGGAGAAGGAGATGCCTTTTTTCGGCAGCTTGACACCGAAGGGCAAGTGTTTTGGGCCGAACCTGTTCAGATTTGCTTTTCGCCCCCGCTGCTTGAAGAGTCGGGCGGCTTTGAAGCCTTCGATGGAGCGCCTGGACCTTCTGACCTCCGTGAAGCCCCACGCGATCCGATTTCCCCCACAGACGTGCCTCTGGATGGAAGAacctccccaccaccacaaacagTCAGCTCTGACCAGACATTCAGACCTGCCACCGACCGCGTAGACGCGCTCCCCGCGTCCTCTCCGTCCTCTCCGTCCTCGTCCTCAGGACACAAGCCTCTGAGCCGCTCCGTTTCTGTGCAGATGTCTTCATCCCCGTCTTCTCATATCGTTCACAGGAAGGATGTTCCCTACGTGACTGATTCAAAACGCACCCTCCCCCCTCCTGTCCTCCCTTTGGACACGTCCAGTCCCTTTCGCGCTGTCCAGTCGTGGACGGACCTACGCATGCAGAGAAACAAGAATTTATCATGTGAGCTTCTCGATACTGTCCCCAATGAAGTGATGTCATACAGAAGTGCTCCAGAAAATATACAACGGGCCGCGCAGATGTCCTCCTCCACTCCATCGTTTCCTGTGCAGTCCAACAACTGGCAGTCACACGAGTCTCTGGCTGGAAAGGGTAGAAAGTATAGGACGGTGTCGGTCTCCGTGGACACGGGCCTGTCGTCTCACCAAAACAAGGACAACAACAGGAACGGAGGAGCGGCTGAGAGGGAGCGCTGGGAGCGGGAGACGAGCACCttggtctgctgctgctgctcctgcgaCCGCCAGTGCGCCTGCTGTCTGCAGAGGGGTCccaagaagcagcagagcctgGAACCCGGTCCC TTCTCTCTggatgagctggaggagatgatgctgtgtctgcagcagttCTGCTCCGTTCTCAGCaacatggaggagcagctgtctgAAGACCAGGCTGCAGTGTACAGCGCTCTCTCTGACCACGACAG ggagaATGTTCGACACATAGAGGAACTGAGGCGAGCTGTGAAACAAGAGGCTGGAGAGTtggagaagcagctgaatgATCTGGCACATCACTATGACGACAGCTTGAAAATG AAGATGCACAGACTGCTGGACGAGCAGTCTCTACTGTGCTCTCAACTCCAAGTCTTTCTGCCTCGAGCATCGAACCCCACTTCCAACAGGACAGTAGCCACTCAGTGCTCTCTGATGCCCTGGTTCGCTGCTGGTCACATGCACGGCGATCACGTCTCCTCCTGGAGCGCCTGGAAAGAAGATTCCACCCGAGTGATACCTCCTGGGTTAGAGAACATCTGTGAGGGCCTGGGATCTTCTCCCACTAAGGCAGACAAGATGGACATAGTGGGCTTCCTCCAGCGA CTGAGGGAGTCTTTGCATCACTCTGTCAACACGGACTCGTTGGAATAA